Genomic DNA from Alkalihalobacterium alkalinitrilicum:
ACTTCGCCGATTTTTTCTTCTAACTCTTCATTAGAAATGACATGTGGGTAATCGACTTCTTCTTTTGTTTCAGAAGGATCGGCTTTTCGTAAATAATGAATTAGAACTTCTTCTTCTTCGTTTGTCCCTAAATATTGGTGACCTGTTGAATTAGCCCACGCTTTTATATCAGCTAATGACCCTTTATCTGTAGCTTGAATTTCAAGCACTTCACCTGAGTTTAATTGATCCATTGCTTTTTTTGTACGAACAATTGGCATTGGACATACTAATCCTTTTGCATCTAATACTTGATTTACTTTGATTGACATATAACTTCCTCCTTCAATATACCTTTACCCCTATAAGTATAATAAAATGCAAACAGTGATTAGTCAACTTTTTTACCTATAGAGGTATTATAATGTGTAAAATAAACCTATCTTTTTTGTTAATAATCTACACCAAATTAGTGAGTATGGTGTACTGCACAGTGGTTTGGTCCAATTTCTAACTCTTGCTTCCGATCTTTATCTGCTCGTTCAACTCCACGGTTAATCGCAATAATTTCTTCAAAGTTCGGTGGTTTAACAGAAGACGCAGATTGTTCCACATGATCTAGAAATGAATCTTTTGTCATCGAAAACATTTTTTCATTTCGAGCACGAATATTTCCTAAATGGTCGCCAATAAATTCTTTGTCATTTACTTCCTCTACATAATTAGCGTAGTGACCTGGAAGAACGATAACATCATCAGCAATAGTAGCTACTTTATCATAAATGGTGTGATATAAATCATCGGCCCATTCACGAACTTTATTTCCTAAGTCTGGACGACCTAATCCACTTACGAAAATGGTGTCTCCTGAGAATAATAATTTGTCGTTGACGAAGAACGAGACACTACCAGGTGTATGTCCTGGTGTTTTTACCGCTAATACTTCTAATTTAATATTGTTAAACTCGATCTTTTCATAGTTTTCTAATGCTTCAAAGTCACATATTGCTCCTTCACTCTTCATGAGAAAATACTTTGCGCCTAAGTCTTCCGCTAGTTCATGACCTCCTGAAATGTGATCAGCATGTAAATGAGAATCAACAATATGTGTAATCGTTGCTCCTTCTTTTTTCGCAGCATCAATATATACATCGGTAAAGCGACTTGGGTCTACAATTAATGCTTGATCATCGGATGTAACCATATAGGATAGACAACCTTTTCCAATACGGATAAATTGGTCGACTTTGATTTTTTCGTCTTCATAAATACGAACTTGGTGTAAATGCTCACTCCACGCTTTCATTCCATCAATTAACGAATAAACTCCGTTAAACCCAGCTTCAACGATCATCTCTCCTACAAATGCAGATGAGCCACCCTTAGCACATACAACAACAATATCTTGATCCTTTGGTAATCGTTCTATAATCGAGTCAACACCTTCAATTAGTTCAAAATATGGCATATTTAGATAAGAAAATGACTTACCTTCTATTTTCCAATCTTGAAAGTCTGATTCATTACGGACATCAAGGATAAAAAGTTCTTTATTATTAACGATACGTTCCATAATATCTTTTGCTGTCATATCTTTTACATTACTCATAACATCATCTCCTTTATTTACATTATACCCAGCAAGGTATCTTGTCGATGTCTTAATAATATACCAATAGGGGTATATGTGTCAACACGTAATTCCAATTTTTTTGATTAGCTATTTTGTTGTTACTGTCCCATTTTTCTTCATTATATGGATACTCTTTAAAAAAAAAGAGAAACTTAATCATTATTACATTTAAAAGGAATGGGATTAGCAGATGGTTTACATATTATTACTTGTAGGGTTTGCTTTATTAATAAAAGGTGCAGATTATTTTGTAGATGGTTCAGCTGCAATTGCTAGTTTATTACGGGTGTCTCCCCTATTAGTTGGACTTACAATTGTTGCATTTGGTACAGGTGCTCCAGAAGCAACCGTGAGTATAATCGCGGCGTTAGAAGGAAATACAGATGTTACGGTTGGGAACGTCGTTGGGAGTAATATTATCAATACCGCTCTCGTCGTTGGGGTAACCGCGTTCATATACCCTCTTAAAGTTGAAAGGGCAACGATAAAAAAAGAAATTCCGTTAGCGTTTTTGGCTAGTATTGCATTACTTATTTTAATGAGTGATCAACTTTTACAGGGGGCTCCAGCCAATGTCCTCTCGCGGAGTGACGGTATTGTTTTTCTATTGTTCTTTTGTATTTTTTTATACTATGTTATTGAGATGGCAAGAAATAGTCGTGAAACATTTGTTGAAGAAAATGATGCTACTAACACCCAGCATACGTGGGGTAAAAATATACTACTATCTCTAGGTGGTTTAGCGGCGATCATATTTGGTGGTTACTTAGTTGTAGAAAATAGTACAGTGATTGCCTATACCTTTGGAATGAGTGAAACATTAGTAGGT
This window encodes:
- a CDS encoding sulfurtransferase TusA family protein, which translates into the protein MSIKVNQVLDAKGLVCPMPIVRTKKAMDQLNSGEVLEIQATDKGSLADIKAWANSTGHQYLGTNEEEEVLIHYLRKADPSETKEEVDYPHVISNEELEEKIGEVGVTILDVREPAEYAFARIPQSISIPLGELEQRLGELNQQDAIYIICRTGNRSAMAAKHLTDHGFTNVINVKPGMTQWTGKVETN
- a CDS encoding MBL fold metallo-hydrolase, which codes for MSNVKDMTAKDIMERIVNNKELFILDVRNESDFQDWKIEGKSFSYLNMPYFELIEGVDSIIERLPKDQDIVVVCAKGGSSAFVGEMIVEAGFNGVYSLIDGMKAWSEHLHQVRIYEDEKIKVDQFIRIGKGCLSYMVTSDDQALIVDPSRFTDVYIDAAKKEGATITHIVDSHLHADHISGGHELAEDLGAKYFLMKSEGAICDFEALENYEKIEFNNIKLEVLAVKTPGHTPGSVSFFVNDKLLFSGDTIFVSGLGRPDLGNKVREWADDLYHTIYDKVATIADDVIVLPGHYANYVEEVNDKEFIGDHLGNIRARNEKMFSMTKDSFLDHVEQSASSVKPPNFEEIIAINRGVERADKDRKQELEIGPNHCAVHHTH
- a CDS encoding calcium/sodium antiporter — encoded protein: MVYILLLVGFALLIKGADYFVDGSAAIASLLRVSPLLVGLTIVAFGTGAPEATVSIIAALEGNTDVTVGNVVGSNIINTALVVGVTAFIYPLKVERATIKKEIPLAFLASIALLILMSDQLLQGAPANVLSRSDGIVFLLFFCIFLYYVIEMARNSRETFVEENDATNTQHTWGKNILLSLGGLAAIIFGGYLVVENSTVIAYTFGMSETLVGLTIVAIGSSLPELVISVTAALKKQSEIALGNIVGSSIFNILFVLGVSSIITPLSVDPKIFFDVIVMIVLTVELFIFSRTEYRVGKTEGVMMSVAYILYLVIIIIRN